From Caretta caretta isolate rCarCar2 chromosome 9, rCarCar1.hap1, whole genome shotgun sequence, one genomic window encodes:
- the TM4SF19 gene encoding transmembrane 4 L6 family member 19: protein MCVGKCTRILGPCLIALGVLSIAANVLLLFPSWMWSYLKEGHITKQAMQVPGVWGGGIIVLLAATQITAVGWRCGRSSDCRTCRNMFLSIVLSGLALLGSTACFILSGVGLTNGPLCLYNQTEVPQWDYPFINMENQAFHTRAQNYLYDQSLWNSVCIEPPNVVAWNIYFFSVLLVISVVEMVLASLQIINGFFGCLCGLCEGK, encoded by the exons ATGTGCGTAGGGAAGTGCACTCGGATTCTGGGCCCATGCCTCATTGCCTTGGGTGTGCTTTCCATTGCTGCCAAcgtgctcctcctctttcccagctGGATGTGGAGCTATCTGAAGGAGGGCCACATCACCAAACAGGCTATGCAAGTGCCAGGAGTCTGGGGAGGAGGCATAATT GTTCTTCTGGCTGCAACTCAGATCACGGCTGTTGGGTGGCGCTGTGGCCGTTCCTCCGACTGCAGAACTTGCCGGAAT ATGTTCCTTTCCATTGTATTGTCGGGGCTGGCGTTGCTGGGATCTACTGCTTGCTTTATCCTTTCGGGTGTGGGCTTGACAAACGGACCCCTCTGTCTATACAACCAGACTGAAGTCCCGCAGTGGGATTACCCTTTCATAAACATGGAAAACCAGGCCTTCCACACCAG GGCTCAGAATTATTTGTATGACCAATCTCTCTGGAATTCAGTCTGCATTGAGCCCCCGAATGTTGTAGCCTGGAATATTTACTTCTTCTCTGTTCTACTGGTCATCAGCGTGGTCGAAATGGTCCTGGCTTCTCTTCAGATCATCAATGGCTTCTTTGGATGCCTCTGTGGCTTATGTGAAGGCAAATAG